The Brassica napus cultivar Da-Ae chromosome C7, Da-Ae, whole genome shotgun sequence genome has a segment encoding these proteins:
- the LOC106348651 gene encoding uncharacterized protein LOC106348651, with translation MAVLSSSSSSSAMQKGIVVTIPVLFLSASLSALIFFILSSSLSPCSCPSSPSSQNYAIVGDVRSEERISTSREDIDWVKDLIRSNGLHMHENVLRKGINPRTREQQLQDLIQYKGISHYEGDEASNHTALPCPGELLVEEHHSNYGEPWAGGRDVFEFLAEASRLKPNARVLEIGCGTLRVGLHFIRYLNPGNFHCLEKDELSLMAALRYELPSQGLLHKRPLIVRGDDMEFSKFGSDVAYDLIYASAVFLHMPDELVWTGVERLVDKLKPHEGRMFVSHNIKFCTRLGGEKCTERLASLGLESLGKQTHDSLLFNHYEIWFGFRRIKG, from the exons ATGGCGGTTCTatcgtcgtcttcttcttcatcggcGATGCAGAAAGGAATCGTTGTGACTATACCAGTTCTGTTTCTATCAGCTTCGTTATCGGCActtatcttcttcatcctatcGTCTTCATTGTCTCCCTGCTCATGTCCGTCATCTCCATCCTCCCAGAACTATGCCATCGTCGGTGATGTGAGGTCGGAGGAGAGAATCTCGACGTCTCGAGAAGATATAGATTGGGTTAAAGATCTGATTAGATCGAACGGTTTGCATATGCACGAGAATGTTCTCCGGAAAGGGATTAATCCTCGCACAAGGGAACAGCAGCTCCAGGATCTCATACA GTACAAAGGTATATCGCATTACGAAGGAGATGAAGCAAGCAACCACACAGCTCTTCCATGCCCTGGTGAGTTACTTGTTGAGGAGCATCACAGCAACTACGGCGAGCCTTGGGCTGGTGGGCGCGACGTGTTCGAGTTCTTAGCTGAAGCATCCCGGTTAAAACCCAACGCGAGAGTTCTTGAGATAGGATGCGGTACGCTCCGTGTTGGTTTGCATTTCATACGTTATCTCAACCCTGGGAACTTCCACTGCCTTGAAAAAGATGAGCTTTCTCTGATGGCTGCGTTAAGGTACGAGCTCCCTTCTCAGGGTCTTCTGCATAAACGGCCTCTTATAGTCAGAGGGGACGATATGGAGTTCAGCAAGTTCGGTTCCGATGTGGCCTATGATTTGATATACGCTAGTGCGGTGTTCTTGCATATGCCTGACGAGCTGGTTTGGACTGGAGTCGAGAGGCTAGTAGATAAGTTGAAGCCTCACGAGGGGAGAATGTTTGTGTCACATAATATAAAGTTTTGTACGCGTTTAGGAGGAGAGAAATGCACAGAGAGACTAGCGAGCTTAGGACTCGAGTCCCTGGGGAAGCAAACACATGACAGTTTGTTGTTTAATCACTACGAGATCTGGTTCGGGTTTAGACGGATCAAAGGATAA